A single window of Myxococcus fulvus DNA harbors:
- a CDS encoding DUF2079 domain-containing protein, which translates to MGKRSVTMVAHTPDSDPEHPRPRLAPLALPLVVLLWWVLVVTPVWLQAARACFPNFDLGIYSQAVARLSLGEPNPWISARQVFIFNDHFDPILWVAHPLARLLPPMWAALLVEALFVLLTVAPLRWLQTQGVLSRRALVLLAALLLLSPSVVEALKFPAHPTTWSVLPWVLTGVAFHLRRPALLLASLVLLFSCKEEFAFGGVMLTLALFLRGERRLAAGVGALSLAWLAGVYGLRPWLLGPTVDYGFRLGQGMEGGWPHYLLLRLAPPHLSRMGTLVLLFLPLGLWAWRERLRPDWAWLLVLLPMLGIRFLAMSWRFHYGVSLVAAALMGFLPVLRARRPPAWVLASTSVILLASNEPNLRKLTSTLTSPLTSPRHCPATPERLASLARGVDLLHQHREGSALLSSNLVAPLADRDDIYAVGGPQPDEGRVHEWVLVEKPPHGDVWPLTSERVGELIDVWRKDAGTEVLIDDEHVFMARGRFTAHR; encoded by the coding sequence ATGGGCAAGCGCTCCGTCACCATGGTTGCCCACACACCTGATTCGGACCCCGAGCACCCGCGACCTCGACTGGCACCGCTCGCCCTGCCGCTCGTGGTGCTCCTCTGGTGGGTGCTCGTCGTCACGCCCGTCTGGCTTCAGGCCGCGCGTGCCTGTTTCCCGAACTTCGACCTGGGCATCTATTCCCAGGCGGTGGCGCGTCTGTCGTTGGGCGAGCCCAACCCGTGGATCAGCGCGCGTCAGGTGTTCATCTTCAATGACCACTTCGACCCCATCCTCTGGGTGGCGCACCCACTGGCGCGGCTCCTCCCGCCGATGTGGGCCGCGCTGCTCGTCGAAGCCCTCTTCGTGTTGCTCACCGTGGCGCCCCTGCGCTGGCTCCAAACGCAGGGAGTGCTGAGCCGCCGTGCCCTCGTCCTGCTCGCGGCGCTCCTGCTCTTGAGCCCCAGCGTGGTGGAGGCCCTGAAGTTCCCCGCCCACCCCACCACGTGGTCCGTGCTGCCCTGGGTGCTGACGGGCGTGGCCTTCCATCTGCGCCGCCCGGCGCTGCTGCTCGCTTCGCTGGTCCTCCTGTTCTCCTGCAAGGAGGAGTTCGCGTTCGGCGGCGTCATGTTGACGCTCGCGCTGTTCCTGCGCGGCGAGCGGCGCCTCGCGGCAGGCGTGGGCGCGCTGTCACTCGCCTGGCTCGCGGGCGTCTACGGACTGCGCCCCTGGCTCCTGGGCCCCACCGTGGACTACGGCTTCCGCCTGGGCCAGGGAATGGAAGGAGGCTGGCCGCACTACCTCTTACTCCGGCTGGCGCCGCCCCACCTGTCACGCATGGGCACCCTGGTGCTGCTGTTCCTCCCGCTGGGACTCTGGGCCTGGCGCGAGCGCCTGAGGCCGGACTGGGCCTGGCTGCTGGTGCTCCTGCCGATGCTGGGCATCCGCTTCCTCGCCATGTCCTGGCGGTTCCACTACGGCGTGTCGCTCGTCGCCGCGGCGCTCATGGGCTTCCTGCCCGTGCTCCGCGCCCGGAGGCCGCCCGCGTGGGTCCTCGCCTCCACCAGCGTCATCCTCCTCGCCAGCAACGAGCCGAACCTCCGGAAGCTCACGAGCACCCTCACCTCCCCGCTGACCTCTCCGCGTCACTGCCCCGCGACGCCGGAGCGACTGGCGAGCCTGGCGCGGGGCGTGGACCTGCTCCACCAGCACCGCGAGGGCTCGGCGCTGCTCAGCAGCAACCTCGTCGCCCCGCTGGCGGACCGCGACGACATCTACGCGGTGGGAGGCCCCCAGCCCGACGAGGGGCGCGTCCACGAATGGGTGCTCGTCGAGAAGCCTCCCCACGGCGACGTCTGGCCCCTCACATCCGAGCGGGTGGGCGAGCTCATCGACGTGTGGCGGAAGGACGCGGGCACGGAGGTCCTCATCGACGACGAGCACGTCTTCATGGCCCGAGGGCGCTTCACGGCGCACCGCTGA
- a CDS encoding chondroitinase-B domain-containing protein — protein MRTVPLVVLLLPLSGVAATKNVTTVAELQAALSSAKAGDDIVLADGTYTVNANLNCAAEGTDAQPITVRAANRHAALIRFNATEGFKVSGRAWVFDGLTIEGICARDQDCEHAFHVTGHAEGFVLRNSRVRDFNSQLKANATKNASGVFEMPHRGLIERNDIYDTRPRVTGTPVNKLNIDTGDDWVVRDNEVHDFSKQGGISYGAFMKSGGKRGLFERNRVLCARDRPASDTRIGLSFGGGGTGAAFCAPAFDATVPCDPEHSDGIIRNNIVANCSDVAVYLNRAARTQVLFNTFIGTTGVDFRYASSTGEAHGNVLSSVIRNRDSGRFTAGTNLTNVATGTWTSWYVAPVQGDLTLKGPVTQLVGAAAPRASVTEDFCQRPRPTSGNHTLGALEHSLGDCAPVTQQPDAGTPDAGGGTPDAGGGTPDAGGGMTDAGTNPDEGPGTGAPDKDSGGCGASPGLWPLLLVLLLPLSLRRRLR, from the coding sequence ATGAGAACCGTCCCCCTCGTCGTCCTCCTCCTGCCGCTGTCGGGCGTCGCCGCCACGAAGAACGTGACCACCGTGGCGGAGCTGCAAGCCGCGCTGTCCTCCGCGAAGGCGGGTGACGACATCGTGCTCGCGGATGGAACCTACACGGTGAACGCGAACCTGAACTGCGCGGCGGAGGGCACCGACGCCCAGCCCATCACCGTGCGCGCGGCGAACCGTCACGCGGCGCTCATCCGCTTCAACGCCACCGAGGGCTTCAAGGTCTCGGGGCGCGCCTGGGTCTTCGACGGGCTCACCATCGAGGGCATCTGCGCCCGGGACCAGGACTGCGAGCACGCGTTCCACGTCACCGGCCACGCGGAGGGCTTCGTGCTGCGCAACAGCCGCGTGCGCGACTTCAACTCCCAGCTCAAGGCCAACGCGACGAAGAACGCCAGCGGCGTCTTCGAGATGCCGCACCGCGGGCTCATCGAGCGCAACGACATCTACGACACCCGCCCGCGCGTGACGGGGACGCCCGTCAACAAGCTCAACATCGACACGGGCGACGACTGGGTGGTGCGCGACAACGAGGTGCACGACTTCTCCAAGCAGGGAGGCATCTCCTACGGCGCCTTCATGAAGAGCGGCGGCAAGCGGGGGCTCTTCGAGCGCAACCGCGTCCTGTGCGCCCGGGACAGGCCGGCCTCGGACACGCGAATCGGCCTGTCCTTCGGCGGCGGCGGCACGGGCGCGGCGTTCTGTGCGCCGGCCTTCGACGCGACGGTGCCGTGTGACCCCGAGCACTCGGATGGCATCATCCGGAACAACATCGTCGCCAACTGCTCGGATGTCGCCGTCTACCTGAACCGGGCCGCGCGCACGCAGGTGCTGTTCAACACCTTCATCGGCACGACGGGCGTGGACTTCCGCTACGCGTCCTCCACTGGCGAGGCCCACGGCAACGTGTTGTCGTCCGTCATCCGCAACCGCGACTCCGGCCGCTTCACCGCGGGGACGAACCTGACGAACGTGGCCACGGGCACGTGGACGTCCTGGTATGTGGCGCCGGTCCAGGGCGACCTGACGCTGAAGGGCCCGGTGACGCAGCTGGTGGGCGCCGCCGCACCCAGGGCCTCCGTCACCGAGGACTTCTGCCAGCGGCCCCGGCCCACCTCCGGCAACCACACGCTGGGGGCGCTGGAGCACTCGCTCGGCGACTGCGCGCCCGTCACGCAGCAGCCCGACGCGGGCACGCCCGACGCGGGCGGCGGCACTCCCGACGCGGGCGGCGGCACTCCCGACGCGGGCGGCGGCATGACGGACGCGGGCACGAACCCGGATGAGGGTCCTGGCACGGGCGCCCCCGACAAGGACAGCGGCGGCTGCGGCGCCAGCCCCGGGCTGTGGCCCCTGCTCCTCGTGCTGCTCCTGCCGCTGAGCCTGCGCCGCCGGCTGCGTTAG
- a CDS encoding alpha/beta hydrolase fold domain-containing protein — protein sequence MTHPDFDPQLAPLLAPLAGYVPLKMTLEQLEHFRRLSDVTREALIGDAQVDCVDHTIPGYRGDDIVVSVISRKGHAVAGPAVYHIHGGGMVMGTRFAGARPLVDWALRHDAVCVSVEYRRAPEHPAPTLVEDCYAGLEWMAANATRLRFNPHQLVIFGGSGGGGLAAGTTLLARDRQGPRLLGQLLQCPMLDDRNETASAHRYDGVGVWDRTSNRTAWRAVLGDRLGGPEVSPYSAPARAPDLSRLPPTFIDVGGAETFRDEAVTYASRILAAGGECELHVWGGAFHGFYDIAPQSALAQACIAARDSWLARMFARDTTHPVTG from the coding sequence ATGACTCACCCTGACTTCGACCCCCAGCTGGCCCCGCTCCTCGCCCCGCTCGCGGGGTATGTCCCCTTGAAGATGACGCTGGAGCAGCTCGAGCACTTCCGCCGGCTGAGCGACGTGACACGGGAGGCGCTCATCGGGGACGCGCAGGTCGACTGCGTCGACCACACCATCCCGGGATATCGAGGCGACGACATCGTCGTCTCCGTCATCTCGCGCAAGGGCCACGCGGTGGCCGGACCCGCCGTCTACCACATCCATGGTGGCGGCATGGTGATGGGGACCCGCTTCGCCGGAGCCAGACCGCTGGTGGACTGGGCGCTGCGCCATGACGCCGTCTGCGTGAGCGTCGAGTACCGGCGGGCGCCCGAGCATCCCGCGCCCACGCTGGTGGAGGACTGCTACGCGGGCCTGGAGTGGATGGCGGCGAACGCGACGAGGCTGCGCTTCAATCCCCACCAGCTCGTCATCTTCGGCGGCAGCGGCGGCGGCGGGCTCGCGGCGGGCACCACGCTGCTCGCCCGGGACAGACAGGGGCCACGGCTGCTGGGCCAGCTGTTGCAATGTCCGATGCTGGACGACCGCAACGAGACGGCCTCCGCGCATCGGTACGACGGCGTCGGCGTCTGGGACCGGACCAGCAACCGGACCGCGTGGCGCGCCGTGCTGGGAGACCGGCTCGGCGGCCCGGAGGTGTCTCCCTATTCCGCGCCCGCGCGGGCCCCGGACCTGAGCCGGCTGCCGCCGACCTTCATCGACGTGGGGGGCGCGGAGACGTTCCGGGACGAAGCCGTCACCTACGCGAGCAGGATCCTGGCGGCGGGAGGCGAGTGCGAGCTGCACGTGTGGGGCGGTGCCTTCCACGGCTTCTACGACATCGCTCCGCAATCGGCGCTGGCCCAGGCGTGTATCGCGGCGCGGGACTCGTGGCTCGCCCGGATGTTCGCGCGCGACACCACCCACCCCGTGACGGGGTAG
- a CDS encoding condensation domain-containing protein: MHQLPLEKAGFHAGHVHEWRLRPAANTLASLSAGDRPASYNQEKHFAAAVSARQEHVSEDYWIGLSFRIPGPLDLAALEAALLCFVKRHEVLRCGFEQLIAGDLRCDVMTPAQVRLERTDVGHFASGEAVTAHIQGTFNRDIDTLSWPLFVMGVVVEASQATVYMGFDHILCDGLSLVFAVEDVQRDYAALTTGLPPAPESAGSYLDFGDVQRHRYSQLTADSPELDYWRAFIADAGGLFPHIPLDLGLESGRMYPALNSTVRLLDDAGAQAFERLCQQRDTKLFMGLLAVVGMALRDISGSQVYRGFMPISERKDPRWRKSFGWFVNTLAIRFPIADGMKFPEVVEGVREGFERLLRSVDVPFVKVWELLAPQYFHLRTWPFPVNFFSFLDYRKLPGADMLDVWQPRTMPESSHSNTGNMWFFRNAEGLFLNSIICDVPKSVDAFDRYRAAIASTLEELIRGTVRGGVTPRSGDAVIPPTAPQPSSSS, encoded by the coding sequence ATGCATCAGCTCCCTCTCGAGAAGGCGGGGTTCCACGCCGGGCACGTCCACGAATGGCGACTGCGCCCCGCCGCGAACACGCTCGCCTCGCTCTCGGCCGGTGACAGGCCCGCCTCCTACAATCAGGAGAAGCACTTCGCGGCCGCGGTGTCCGCCCGACAGGAGCACGTCTCGGAGGACTACTGGATTGGCCTGTCGTTCCGGATCCCCGGCCCGCTCGACCTGGCCGCGCTGGAGGCCGCGCTCCTGTGCTTCGTGAAGCGGCACGAGGTGCTGCGCTGCGGGTTCGAGCAGCTCATCGCCGGGGACCTCCGCTGCGACGTCATGACGCCCGCGCAGGTCCGGTTGGAGCGCACCGACGTCGGGCACTTCGCGTCGGGGGAGGCGGTGACTGCCCACATCCAGGGCACGTTCAACCGCGACATCGACACGCTGTCGTGGCCGCTGTTCGTCATGGGCGTGGTGGTGGAGGCGTCGCAGGCCACCGTCTACATGGGGTTCGACCACATCCTGTGTGATGGCCTCTCCTTGGTGTTCGCGGTCGAGGACGTGCAGCGCGACTACGCCGCCCTGACCACGGGCCTGCCCCCTGCCCCCGAGAGCGCGGGGAGCTACCTCGACTTCGGGGATGTGCAGCGCCACCGGTACTCCCAGCTGACGGCGGACAGCCCCGAGCTGGACTACTGGCGCGCCTTCATCGCGGACGCGGGGGGCCTGTTCCCGCACATCCCGCTCGACCTGGGCCTCGAGTCCGGCCGCATGTACCCGGCCCTCAACAGCACCGTGCGGTTGCTCGATGACGCGGGGGCGCAGGCGTTCGAGCGCCTCTGCCAGCAGCGCGACACCAAGCTGTTCATGGGGCTGCTGGCCGTCGTCGGCATGGCCCTGCGGGACATCTCCGGCAGTCAGGTGTACCGGGGCTTCATGCCCATCAGCGAGCGGAAGGACCCCCGCTGGCGCAAGTCCTTCGGCTGGTTCGTCAACACCCTGGCCATCCGCTTCCCCATCGCCGATGGGATGAAGTTCCCGGAGGTCGTCGAGGGGGTGCGGGAGGGCTTCGAGCGGCTGTTGCGCAGCGTCGACGTGCCCTTCGTGAAGGTCTGGGAGTTGCTCGCACCGCAGTACTTCCACCTGCGGACGTGGCCGTTCCCGGTGAACTTCTTCTCCTTCCTCGACTACCGGAAGCTCCCTGGCGCGGACATGCTCGACGTCTGGCAGCCGAGGACGATGCCCGAGTCCTCGCACTCCAACACGGGGAACATGTGGTTCTTCCGCAACGCGGAGGGGCTCTTCCTCAACTCCATCATCTGCGATGTCCCCAAGAGCGTGGACGCGTTCGACCGCTACCGCGCCGCCATCGCCTCCACGCTCGAGGAGCTCATCCGCGGCACCGTCCGCGGTGGCGTCACGCCCCGGAGTGGAGACGCGGTGATTCCACCGACGGCGCCTCAGCCCTCGTCCTCGTCGTAG
- a CDS encoding YciI family protein has translation MTYMLLVMEESKRKRSRTPEEGRREMERMVGFVQDLQARGLWKGSDSLRSVSEGVRIEVRDHQRTLRDGPFAESKEVVGGYVLFDCASREEALAIASQCPAAEWSTVELREIGVCYDEDEG, from the coding sequence ATGACGTACATGCTGTTGGTCATGGAGGAGAGCAAGCGCAAGCGGAGCCGGACACCGGAGGAGGGACGCCGCGAGATGGAGCGGATGGTGGGCTTCGTCCAGGACCTCCAGGCGCGCGGACTCTGGAAGGGCAGCGACTCCCTCCGGTCCGTCTCGGAGGGCGTCAGAATCGAGGTCCGCGACCACCAGCGCACCCTGCGCGATGGCCCCTTCGCCGAGTCCAAGGAGGTCGTCGGAGGCTATGTCCTCTTCGATTGCGCGAGCCGGGAAGAGGCGCTCGCCATCGCCAGCCAGTGTCCCGCGGCCGAGTGGTCCACCGTCGAGCTGCGCGAAATCGGCGTCTGCTACGACGAGGACGAGGGCTGA
- a CDS encoding sugar O-acetyltransferase — MSIHDPESLARGERVFSPEFAAMSQRVLRVTALTSRLNVLPFEDEADKAALLEQILGRPLPKRVTVYPPFYTDHGLRLELAERVFINQGCTFLDYAGIRLGEGVMVGPKVTFITVSHPVDPGDRRLYLTGAPIEVAQNAWIGAGATILPGVRIGRDAVVAAGAIVCDDVPDASLVAGPKATVLRRW; from the coding sequence ATGAGCATCCACGACCCGGAGTCCCTGGCGAGAGGAGAGCGGGTCTTCAGCCCCGAGTTCGCGGCGATGAGCCAGCGGGTGCTGCGCGTCACCGCGCTGACGTCGCGCCTCAACGTCCTTCCCTTCGAGGACGAGGCGGACAAGGCGGCGCTGCTCGAGCAAATCCTCGGGCGGCCGCTCCCCAAGCGGGTCACCGTCTATCCACCGTTCTACACGGACCATGGGCTGCGGCTGGAGCTGGCCGAGCGGGTGTTCATCAACCAGGGCTGCACGTTCCTCGACTACGCCGGCATCCGGCTGGGCGAGGGGGTGATGGTCGGCCCGAAGGTCACCTTCATCACCGTCAGCCACCCGGTGGACCCGGGGGACCGGCGGCTGTACCTCACGGGCGCGCCCATCGAGGTGGCCCAGAACGCGTGGATTGGCGCGGGCGCGACGATTCTGCCCGGGGTCCGCATCGGTCGCGACGCGGTGGTCGCGGCCGGGGCCATCGTCTGCGACGACGTGCCGGACGCGAGCCTGGTGGCGGGCCCGAAGGCGACCGTCCTCCGACGGTGGTGA
- a CDS encoding M12 family metallopeptidase: MSADAPLREGYAWTPKGKLTPVKYAEVEGLAIHEGDMVLGTVEEMEARKREVLARGGIDGSGVHAQGVGITGANFRWPNSLVPYTIDANVPNQGRITDAINHWQARTHLRFVLRTVLNAALYPDYIRFQTGGGCSANVGRIGGAQGVWLADGCSTGNTIHEIGHALGLWHEQSREDRNNYVRVRLENVTPGYEFNFNQQIADGDDILGYDYGSIMHYSRTAFSSNGQPTIETLGGQAIGQRDALSITDAASVARMYSRTISLRASNGNYVVAENGGGGTVNANRTAVGEWERIRLVDRNGDSLMSGDTVNLQTHNGSYIMAVNGGGSRINASSTAPGAYEGFRITKRSGNILTPINTGDSVALEIGGLLTTYYMVAEFGGGDIVNIDRTTVGAWEQFIITFE; encoded by the coding sequence GTGTCCGCCGACGCCCCGCTCCGCGAGGGCTACGCCTGGACTCCGAAGGGCAAGCTCACGCCGGTGAAGTATGCCGAAGTGGAGGGCCTGGCCATCCATGAGGGAGACATGGTCCTCGGCACGGTGGAGGAGATGGAGGCGCGCAAGCGCGAGGTGCTGGCCCGGGGAGGCATCGACGGCTCGGGGGTCCACGCCCAGGGCGTGGGCATCACGGGTGCCAACTTCCGCTGGCCCAACTCCCTGGTGCCCTACACCATCGACGCGAACGTGCCGAACCAGGGGCGAATCACGGACGCCATCAATCACTGGCAGGCCCGGACGCACCTGCGCTTCGTGCTGCGCACCGTGCTCAACGCGGCGCTGTATCCTGACTACATCCGCTTCCAGACCGGCGGCGGCTGCAGCGCCAACGTGGGGAGGATTGGAGGCGCGCAAGGCGTCTGGCTGGCCGACGGCTGCAGCACGGGCAACACCATCCATGAAATCGGGCACGCCCTGGGGCTCTGGCACGAGCAGTCGCGCGAGGACCGCAACAACTACGTGCGCGTCCGGCTGGAGAACGTCACCCCGGGCTACGAGTTCAACTTCAACCAGCAGATCGCCGACGGCGACGACATCCTCGGCTACGACTACGGCTCCATCATGCACTACTCGAGGACGGCGTTCTCGAGCAACGGGCAGCCCACCATCGAGACCCTGGGCGGGCAGGCTATCGGCCAGCGTGACGCGCTGAGCATCACCGACGCGGCCTCCGTGGCGCGGATGTACTCGCGGACCATCAGCCTGCGCGCCTCGAACGGCAACTACGTGGTGGCCGAGAACGGCGGCGGCGGCACGGTGAACGCCAACCGCACCGCCGTGGGTGAATGGGAACGGATCCGGCTGGTGGACCGCAACGGTGACTCGCTGATGTCCGGCGACACCGTGAATCTCCAGACGCACAACGGCAGCTACATCATGGCGGTGAATGGTGGCGGCTCGCGCATCAACGCCTCCTCCACTGCGCCGGGCGCCTATGAGGGCTTCCGCATCACGAAGCGCTCCGGCAACATCCTGACCCCCATCAACACCGGGGACTCCGTGGCCCTGGAGATTGGTGGCCTGCTCACCACCTACTACATGGTGGCCGAGTTCGGCGGCGGCGACATCGTGAACATCGACCGCACCACCGTGGGCGCGTGGGAGCAGTTCATCATCACCTTCGAGTAG
- a CDS encoding aldo/keto reductase family oxidoreductase, which translates to MPSISNTYRLGTRTVRRVGYGAMQLAGPGVFGPPRDREAALAVLREAIDQGVDHLDTSDIYGPHVTNQLIREALHPYRDGLVIATKVGAVRGPQGSWEPASSPADLERAVHDNLRNLGLDVLELVNLRVMFSAEGPVEGAIEAPLTALAELQRRGLIRHIGLSNVTPAQVAEGRKLVDIACVQNHYNLAHRRDDALIDELAATGTAYVPFFPLGGFTPLQSSTLNDVASRLGATPMQVALAWLLHRAPHILLIPGTSSLTHLRENLASASLSLSAGDLDLLNRLTERA; encoded by the coding sequence ATGCCCTCCATCTCCAACACGTACCGCCTTGGCACCCGCACCGTCCGCCGCGTGGGTTACGGCGCCATGCAGCTCGCCGGTCCCGGTGTCTTCGGTCCGCCCAGGGACCGCGAGGCGGCCCTCGCCGTGCTGCGCGAGGCCATCGACCAGGGCGTCGACCACCTCGACACGAGCGACATCTACGGCCCGCACGTGACGAACCAGCTCATCCGCGAGGCGCTGCACCCCTATCGCGACGGGCTGGTCATCGCCACGAAGGTGGGCGCGGTGCGCGGCCCCCAGGGCTCCTGGGAGCCCGCGTCCTCCCCCGCGGACCTCGAGCGCGCGGTCCACGACAACCTGCGCAACCTCGGGCTCGACGTGCTGGAGCTCGTGAACCTGCGGGTCATGTTCAGCGCCGAGGGCCCGGTGGAAGGCGCCATCGAGGCACCCCTCACCGCGCTCGCGGAGCTCCAGCGGCGCGGACTCATCCGCCACATCGGCCTGAGCAACGTCACCCCGGCGCAGGTCGCCGAGGGCCGCAAGCTCGTCGACATCGCCTGTGTGCAGAACCACTACAACCTGGCGCACCGGCGTGACGACGCGCTCATCGACGAGCTCGCCGCCACGGGGACGGCCTACGTGCCGTTCTTCCCGCTGGGCGGCTTCACCCCGCTGCAGTCGAGCACGCTGAACGACGTGGCCTCGCGCCTGGGTGCGACGCCGATGCAGGTCGCCCTGGCGTGGCTGCTGCACCGCGCGCCCCACATCCTGCTCATCCCGGGCACGTCCTCGCTCACCCACCTCCGGGAGAACCTCGCGAGCGCCTCGCTCTCCTTGAGCGCCGGGGACCTGGACCTCCTCAATCGCCTCACCGAGCGGGCCTGA
- a CDS encoding LysR family transcriptional regulator: protein MDEFSDLTAFRAVAREGGFRGAARVTGSSASRLGDAVRRLEARLGVRLLHRTTRSVTLTDAGARLLERLEPALGEVRSALDVVNDFRGRPAGRLRLNVPIAAARLVLPRIVPPFLAKYPDIRMEVIAEERLVDVVAEGYDAGIRYEERLAQDMVAVPIGPRVQRFAAAASPAYLARRGRPRHPRDLLNHDCLGGRFTKGPLHAWEFERDGVTLHVDPKGPLIVGLGTTTDLAVAAAVAGTGIIYDFEDWLRPHMDRGELVPVLESWWPSFSGPVLYYPGRHHLPTPLRAFIDFIRAMKP from the coding sequence ATGGATGAGTTCTCGGACCTGACGGCCTTCAGGGCGGTGGCGCGCGAGGGGGGATTTCGCGGCGCGGCGCGAGTGACGGGCAGCAGCGCCTCGCGGCTGGGGGACGCGGTCCGCCGGCTGGAGGCACGGCTGGGTGTCCGGCTGCTCCATCGGACGACGCGCAGCGTGACGCTGACGGACGCGGGGGCTCGGCTGCTCGAGCGGCTGGAGCCCGCGCTGGGCGAGGTCCGCTCGGCGTTGGACGTGGTCAACGACTTCCGTGGCCGACCGGCGGGGCGGCTGCGGCTCAACGTCCCCATCGCGGCGGCGCGGCTGGTGTTGCCGCGCATCGTGCCGCCGTTCCTGGCGAAGTACCCCGACATCCGCATGGAGGTCATCGCGGAGGAGCGGCTGGTGGACGTGGTGGCCGAGGGCTATGACGCGGGCATCCGCTACGAGGAGCGGCTCGCGCAGGACATGGTGGCGGTGCCCATCGGTCCGCGCGTCCAGCGCTTCGCGGCCGCCGCCTCGCCCGCGTATCTCGCGCGGCGTGGGCGCCCGAGGCATCCGCGTGACCTCCTGAACCATGACTGCCTGGGAGGCCGGTTCACGAAGGGACCGCTGCACGCGTGGGAGTTCGAGCGCGACGGGGTGACGCTCCACGTCGACCCGAAGGGCCCGCTGATTGTGGGCCTCGGGACGACGACGGACCTGGCGGTGGCCGCGGCGGTGGCGGGGACCGGAATCATCTACGACTTCGAGGACTGGCTTCGTCCCCACATGGACCGGGGCGAGCTGGTCCCCGTGCTCGAGTCATGGTGGCCGAGCTTCTCTGGTCCGGTGCTCTACTACCCCGGCCGTCACCACCTCCCGACGCCGCTGCGGGCATTCATCGACTTCATCCGCGCGATGAAGCCCTGA
- a CDS encoding LuxR C-terminal-related transcriptional regulator, with protein sequence MHALVRLLNEAHELPPAAELRSRHLLRGICRILEAEAGACVLEPDFRPGARRGFAALVLEGWDGQAVAALDALRRLGSGCNPAIRSLRERGASAPEGIVTATRRELVEDRTWYGAPYVDRYLRPTGLDDSLYSSRWSGTTGAARGIGIYRARNARPFDVADRELLHLFHTECGAMLEPRAPPRSAPPAPALSPRERQTLTLLLQGLGDKQIAARLGISRFTVNQYTKVLYRHFGVQSRAALIARMLTSGLHRADEVDECPQRRREVVTAGVVEHRTREARPP encoded by the coding sequence GTGCATGCACTCGTTCGCCTGCTCAACGAGGCCCATGAGCTGCCGCCGGCGGCGGAGCTGCGCTCCCGGCATCTGCTGCGTGGAATCTGTCGCATCCTGGAGGCGGAGGCGGGAGCGTGTGTCCTGGAGCCAGACTTCAGACCGGGAGCACGCAGGGGCTTCGCGGCGCTCGTCCTGGAGGGATGGGACGGGCAGGCGGTCGCGGCCCTCGACGCGCTCCGGCGGTTGGGGAGTGGCTGCAATCCCGCCATCCGCTCCTTGAGGGAGCGCGGCGCGTCGGCTCCCGAGGGAATCGTCACGGCGACGCGCCGGGAGCTGGTGGAGGACCGCACCTGGTATGGCGCGCCCTATGTCGACCGCTACCTGCGCCCCACGGGGCTCGATGACTCCCTCTATTCGAGCCGCTGGTCCGGGACGACAGGAGCGGCGCGGGGCATCGGAATCTATCGCGCGCGGAATGCTCGCCCCTTCGATGTCGCGGACCGGGAGCTGCTGCACCTGTTCCACACCGAGTGCGGCGCGATGCTCGAGCCACGGGCTCCACCGCGGAGCGCCCCGCCCGCCCCGGCGTTGTCCCCCCGCGAGCGACAGACGTTGACGCTCCTGCTGCAGGGCCTCGGAGACAAGCAGATCGCCGCCCGGCTCGGCATCAGCCGCTTCACCGTGAACCAATACACGAAGGTGCTCTATCGCCACTTCGGCGTGCAGTCGCGGGCGGCCCTCATCGCGCGGATGCTCACCTCAGGGCTTCATCGCGCGGATGAAGTCGATGAATGCCCGCAGCGGCGTCGGGAGGTGGTGACGGCCGGGGTAGTAGAGCACCGGACCAGAGAAGCTCGGCCACCATGA
- a CDS encoding MarR family winged helix-turn-helix transcriptional regulator, with protein MGSHIKRTASAEQGEVREVMDGIRRLVRLLRVSARASERVVGISGAQLFVLQRLAEAGPCSINTLAEQTLTHQSSVSVVVARLIERGLVTRRPSPEDGRRVEVSLAPAGKALLREAPPLAQVQLIAGLRKLQPGVREGLARGLSALVSELGLDGDSPPLFFEEEKKPRGRRKEKRDGTA; from the coding sequence ATGGGCTCCCATATAAAACGAACCGCCAGCGCGGAGCAGGGCGAGGTGCGGGAGGTGATGGACGGCATCCGCCGTCTGGTGCGCCTGCTGCGGGTGTCGGCCCGGGCCTCCGAGCGGGTGGTGGGCATCAGCGGCGCGCAGCTCTTCGTGTTGCAGCGACTGGCGGAGGCCGGCCCCTGCTCCATCAACACGCTGGCCGAGCAGACCCTCACCCACCAGAGCAGCGTGTCGGTGGTGGTGGCGCGCCTCATCGAGCGAGGGCTCGTCACCCGCAGGCCCTCGCCGGAGGACGGCCGCCGGGTGGAGGTCTCCCTGGCGCCCGCGGGCAAGGCGCTGCTGCGCGAGGCGCCGCCCCTGGCCCAGGTGCAGCTCATCGCCGGGCTGCGGAAGCTCCAGCCCGGGGTCCGTGAGGGATTGGCGCGCGGCCTGTCCGCGCTGGTGTCGGAGCTGGGGCTGGATGGCGACTCGCCGCCGCTCTTCTTCGAGGAAGAGAAGAAGCCGCGCGGGCGGCGCAAGGAGAAGCGGGATGGAACGGCCTGA